The genomic interval TTCACGCGAGTCCTATCTTAGGTGAGTACGCTAGATGATagttaaaaaaataattaactgAAAAATGGTGtagttttttatttgctaCTCTTGAAAAACCTGATGAAAATATTCACCTTAGTAACTGATCTAGACTTAAATAGAAATGAATGCTCTAATATACTTTAACCAATGGatataatatttttgattaCATTTTTTCTCTCATTTAGTGCCATTTTGAATTTCCCCATGGCCGAAGTCGTTTTGCGCTCTGCATTTTGGCTTTCTTTTATGTAAGatacattatttttattttatactcGTACAACTACTATAATATAAGTATATGATGAAACAATTACCCAGCTCGCTTCGATATTCCGTGAAGAGAACTGTTCCAAATCCAACCAAATTAAACAGCTGATATAATGCTCTCACCATATAGGTTTTCGTTTTAATATTTACTTCGTTAAATTGATAACACAATAATGTTCTTTTTTCAGAAAGATGATGGAAGATCATAAACAGTTGAGTTGCTATATGTTGAGGCAGTCACTCTGCTCAACTCAAATCCAATCAATTCAAATGATTTTTAAAGAGGTGTGTATGCTTTGTGCGAGGTGGAATAACTACTATTAAAAATTGAGCAGTCTTTACCAAAGCAAACTTTTTAAAATCGTATGATGATTTGTTTACGGATTCCCCATCATTTATGTAATGCAATgtttataaatgaaaaattccaTCCACTGAAATTAAATCTAGCAGATAAGCTTTTAACATTTGTTAATCTACTTTATTTATAATTCTTAGTTTTTCCCATGTTTTCAGAAAGGTGGAAGCCACAATGTTTATATTTTGCCTGGGATCGAACCTTCACGCGAGTCCTATCTTAGGTGAGTACGCTAGATCatagctaaaaaaaaaattaactgAGAAATGATGtagttttttatttgctaCTCTTGAAAAACCTGATGAAAATATTCACCTTAGTAACTGATCTAGACTTAAATAGAAATGAATGCTCTAATATACTTTAACCAATGGatataatatttttgattaCATTTTTTCTCTCATTTAGTGCCATTTTGAATTTCCCCATGGCCGAAGTCGTTTTGCGCTCTGCATTTTGGCTTTCTTTTATGTAAGatacattatttttattttatactcGTACAACTACTATAATATAAGTATATGATGAAACAATTACCCAGCTCGCTTCGATATTCCGTGAAGAGAACTGTTCCAAATCCAACCAAATTAAACAGCTGATATAATGCTCTCACCATATAGGTTTTCGTTTTAATATTTACTTCGTTAAATTGATAACACAATAATGTTCTTTTTTCAGAAAGATGATGAAAGATCATAAACAGTTGAGTTGCTATATGTTGAGACAGTCACTCTGCTCAACTCGAATCCAATGAATTTAACGGATTTTTAAAGAGGTGTGTATGCTTTGTGTGACGTAGAATAACTACCATTAAAAATTGAGCAGTCTTTACCAAAGCAAACTTTTTAAAATCGTATGATGATTTGTTTACGGATTCCCCATCATTTATGTAATGAAATgtttataaatgaaaaattccaTCCACTGAAATTAAATCTAGCAGATAAGCTTTTAACATTTGTTAATCTACTTTATTTATAATTCTTAGTTTTTCCCATGTTTTCAGAAAGGTGGAAGCCACAATGTTTATATTTTGCCTGGGATCGAACCTTCACGCGAGTCCTATCTTAGGTGAGTACGCTAGATCatagctaaaaaaaaaattaactgAGAAATGATGtagttttttatttgctaCTCTTGAAAAACCTGATGAAAATATTCACCTTAGTAACTGATCTAGACTTAAATAGAAATGAATGCTCTAATATACTTTAACCAATGGatataatatttttgattaCATTTTTTCTCTCATTTAGTGCCATTTTGAATTTCCCCATGGCCGAAGTCGTTTTGCGCTCTGCATTTTGGCTTTCTTTTATGTAAGatacattatttttattttatactcGTACAACTACTATAATATAAGTATATGATGAAACAATTACCCAGCTCGCTTCGATATTCCGTGAAGAGAACTGTTCCAAATCCAACCAAATTAAACAGCTGATATAATGCTCTCACCATATAGGTTTTCGTTTTAATATTTACTTCGTTAAATTGATAACACAATAATGTTCTTTTTTCAGAAAGATGATGGAAGATCATAAACAGTTGAGTTGCTATATGTTGAGGCAGTCACTCTGCTCAACTCAAATCCAATCAATTCAAATGATTTTTAAAGAGGTGTGTATGCTTTGTGCGAGGTGGAATAACTACTATTAAAAATTGAGCAGTCTTTACCAAAGCAAACTTTTTAAAATCGTATGATGATTTGTTTACGGATTCCCCATCATTT from Drosophila pseudoobscura strain MV-25-SWS-2005 chromosome 5, UCI_Dpse_MV25, whole genome shotgun sequence carries:
- the LOC26532134 gene encoding uncharacterized protein isoform X2; protein product: MAEVVLRSAFWLSFIKMMEDHKQLSCYMLRQSLCSTQIQSIQMIFKEFFPCFQKGGSHNVYILPGIEPSRESYLSAILNFPMAEVVLRSAFWLSFIKMMEDHKQLSCYMLRQSLCSTQIQSIQMIFKEKGGSHNVFILPGIEPSRESYLSAILNFPMAEVVLRSAFWLSFIKMMKDHKQLSCYMLRQSLCSTRIQ
- the LOC26532134 gene encoding uncharacterized protein isoform X1; translated protein: MAEVVLRSAFWLSFIKMMEDHKQLSCYMLRQSLCSTQIQSIQMIFKEFFPCFQKGGSHNVYILPGIEPSRESYLSAILNFPMAEVVLRSAFWLSFIKMMEDHKQLSCYMLRQSLCSTQIQSIQMIFKEFFPCFQKGGSHNVFILPGIEPSRESYLSAILNFPMAEVVLRSAFWLSFIKMMKDHKQLSCYMLRQSLCSTRIQ
- the LOC26532134 gene encoding uncharacterized protein isoform X3, translating into MAEVVLRSAFWLSFIKMMEDHKQLSCYMLRQSLCSTQIQSIQMIFKEKGGSHNVYILPGIEPSRESYLSAILNFPMAEVVLRSAFWLSFIKMMEDHKQLSCYMLRQSLCSTQIQSIQMIFKEFFPCFQKGGSHNVFILPGIEPSRESYLSAILNFPMAEVVLRSAFWLSFIKMMKDHKQLSCYMLRQSLCSTRIQ
- the LOC26532134 gene encoding uncharacterized protein isoform X4, whose translation is MAEVVLRSAFWLSFIKMMEDHKQLSCYMLRQSLCSTQIQSIQMIFKEFFPCFQKGGSHNVYILPGIEPSRESYLSAILNFPMAEVVLRSAFWLSFIKMMEDHKQLSCYMLRQSLCSTQIQSIQMIFKEFFPCFQKGGSHNVFILPGIEPSRESYLSAILNFPMAEVVLRSAFWLSFI